AAACATTGACCCTATCATTGAGCTTATTCGTAAGTCACCAACACCAGCGGAAGCGAAAGCGGCGCTTACGGCGCGAGCTTGGGATCTTGGTAACGTTAAATCAATGCTTGAGCGCACTGGCGAAGAAAATGTTGCACGTCCAGACTGGTTAGCTGAAGAACTCGGGATCCGTGACGGTCAGTATTATTTGTCTGAGCAACAAGCCCAAGCAATTCTTGACTTAAGACTACACAAATTAACGGGTCTTGAGCACGAGAAAATTCTGGCAGAATACAAAGAGCTACTCGATCTTATCGCTGAACTACTGTATATCCTTTCCTCTCCAGAACGTTTGATGGAAGTGATCCGTGATGAGCTTGTCGAAATCAAAGAAACATATGGTGATGAGCGTCGTACAGAGATCACTGCTGCAGCGCACGATATCAGTCTAGAGGATTTGATCAACGAAGAAGACGTTGTCGTTACGCTTTCTCACGAAGGCTACGTGAAATATCAACCTCTTAGCGATTACGAAGCACAGCGTCGTGGTGGTAAAGGGCGATCTGCAACTAAGATGAAAGATGAAGACTTTATCGAACGTCTACTCGTTGCAAATACTCACGATACAATTCTTTGTTTCTCCACTTCGGGGCGCTTATATTGGTTAAAAGTTTACCAGTTGCCGCTCGCATCACGTGCTGCGCGCGGTAAGCCAATTGTTAACTTGTTACCACTCGAAGCTGATGAGCGTATTACGACAATTTTACCGGTTCGTGAATACGAAGAAGATAAGTTTATCGTCATGGCAACAGCGAGTGGTATCGTTAAGAAAACACCTCTGACTGCATACAGCCGTCAGCGTGCAAGCGGTATTATTGCTATCAACTTGAACGAAGGCGATAGCCTCATCGGTGCTAACATTACCACAGGTGAAAATGACATCATGCTATTTACTGAGCATGGTAAAGTTGTACGCTTTAATGAGAAGCAGCGAGATTCAGAAACGGGTGAAGTGAAGCGTGATCCTGAAACTGGCGAAGAAATGTTGGCTTTACGTCCTATGGGCCGTACAGCTACTGGTGTTCGTGGTATCAAGATGCCAGATGACGTTAAAGTGGTATCACTAATCGTACCACAAGGCGATGGTGCAATCTTGACCGTAACTGAAAATGGTTATGGTAAGCGCACACCGCTTGCAGAGTACCCTGCGAAGAGCCGTGCAACACAAGGTGTTGTGTCAATCAAAGTAACAGAAAGAAATGGTTCTGTGGTTGGCGCGGTTCAAGTTGATGACAACGATGAAATCATGTTGATCTCAAACCGTGGTACGCTAGTTAGAACGCGCGTAAACGAAGTTTCTACGGTAGGCCGTAACACCCAAGGTGTGATTCTGATCCGTACGATGGAAGACGAGAAAGTAGTTGGTCTTCAACGCATCGAAGAAATTGAAGTGGAAGAGTTGCCTGAGGGTGACGTTGCAGAGCTAGAAGGTGAAGCAACACCTGCTGCGGAACCTGACGCAGAGGAATAAAAAAATCCTACCCAAAAAAGCGACTTCGGTCGCTTTTTTTCTTCCTGTCAATTTTTTCAATCTGTTCCTCTATGACAAGAGCCAGAAGCCTGATAAATTAAGGCTACCAACAATCCGACGTTTTAGTCGGGCAGCCTACTGTTCATCCAAAAAGTCATGAGAATAATGTTATTCTTTGGATGATCTAGATTATTTGGAATGAGGAAAAATATGACGGTTTATAATTTTTGCGCGGGTCCTGCGATGTTACCTGTTGAAGTTATGAAAAAAGCGCAAAAAGAATTTCTAGATTGGCAAAATCTAGGTGTTTCAGTGATGGAAGTTAGCCATCGTTCGGCACCGTATCTCGAAATGGCAAAGCAATGTGAAGCAAGCTTACGTCGTTTGATGAACATCTCTGATGAATTTGAAGTATTGTTTATGCATGGCGGTGGTCGAGGTCACTTTGCTGCTGTACCTCTAAACCTACATGTAGAGGGTGTACCTGGCGTATATATTGAAAACGGGATCTGGTCTACTGGTGCAACGAAAGAAGGTGAGAAATTCACGCAAACGCATGCGATTAATATTCGTACTGACGAAAATGGTCAATTCGACATTTTACCTGTCTCCGAGTGGAAGCTACCAGAAAACGCTTCATTTGTTCACTATTGTCCAAACGAAACTATCGACGGTATTGAAATATTTGACGTTCCAAAGCATGCAACCGCACCAATTGTAGCGGATATGTCTTCCAATATTTTATCTCGTGAAATTAACGTCGATGACTTTGATTTGATCTATGCTGGTGCACAAAAAAATATCGGTCCTTCGGGCCTCAGTATCGCGATTGTACGGAAGACATTATTGAAGCGTGAAGGCTTGCCAAGACCAGCTATCCTCGATTATGCCATTGAGGCTGAACAGCAAAGTATGTACAACACACCACCAACATTTGCTTGGTACCTTGCGTTTGAGGTGTTCAAATATCTTGAAAGCATTGGTGGTGTTAAAGCAATGGAAGCACACAACCAAGAAAAAGCAGGCATTTTGTATGATTACATCGATAGCTCTGACTTCTACTCAAATAAAGTTGCAAAACATTGTCGCTCGTTGATGAACGTACCATTTTGGTTAAATGATGACAGCCTAAATGCAAAATTCTTGGCTGAGGCAGAACAAAACGGTTTAATCGCACTTGAAGGCCACCGTTTTGTTGGCGGTATGCGGGCTAGCATATACAACGCCATGCCAATCGAAGGGATCAAAGCACTAGTTGCATTTATGGATAAATTCGCACGGGAGAACAGTTGATGGAGCAATTAACTCTCAAGCCCATAACCAAAGTCAGCGGCAGTGTGACGCTACCAGGCTCAAAAAGCTTATCAAATCGTATTTTGTTGCTTGCGGCGTTGTGCGAAGGCACAACAAAGGTGACGAACTTACTAGATAGCGATGACATCCGCCATATGTTAGGCGCGTTGTCTCAGTTGGGCGTTGAAGTGACGCTAGAAGACAATAATACGGTGGCACTGGTCAAAGGAAATGGTGGTAAGTTTACTACACCCGTTGAACCACTATTTTTAGGTAACGCGGGGACCGCATATCGTCCATTAACCGCTGTGCTTGCAGCTATGCCCGGTGATTATAAACTGATTGGTGAGCCGCGGATGGAAGAGCGTCCGATTGGTCATCTTGTTGACGCGATGCAAGTGCTTGGCGCGGATATTCAATATCTAAAAAACAAAGACTACCCACCGTTAAAAATTGCAGGTAAGCAACTTGCTGGTGGTGAAGTTGAGATTGACGGTAGTATCTCAAGCCAGTTTTTAACCGCATTATTGATGGCTGCACCACTTTTTAGTGGCGATACGAATATTGCGATTAAAGGTGATCTTGTTTCAAAACCTTATATTGATATTACTATTGGCGTGATGGCGCACTTTGGTGTTCACGTCGAAAACCACAATTATCAACATTTTGTGGTAAAAGCTGGACAACAGTATCGTTCTCCAGGAACACTTATGGTCGAAGGGGATGCGTCGTCAGCCTCTTATTTCATCGCTGCTGCTGCAATTGCCGGCGGTGAAATTGAGATCAAAGGGGTGGGTAAGCAAAGTGTGCAGGGTGATATCGGCTTTGCCAAAGTGATGGAACAAGTCGGTGCAAACATCGATTGGTATGATGAGCGTATTGTTGTTCGTAAAGGTGAGCTAAATGGTGTGGATATTGATGCCAATGCTATCCCTGATGCTGCGATGACACTTGCAACCGTAGCACTATTTGCTAAAGGAAAAACTGCTATTCGTAATATCTACAATTGGCGTGTGAAAGAAACCGACAGGTTAGCTGCCATGGCGACTGAGCTTAAAAAAGTAGGCGCAGAAGTGGTAGAAGGGCACGACTTTATCGAAGTAACGCCACCGGCTAATTTTAATTTCACGGATGTGGATACATACAATGACCATCGTATTGCAATGTGTTTTTCGATGGTTGCAGTGGGTGGTCAAGCGATCACTATCAACGACCCTAAATGCACGGCAAAAACCTTCCCAACCTACTTTTCAGTGTTAGAAAGCATTAGTCAGTATTAGTCTCATCAAAGGTGTTGAACAGGTTCGACACCTTAAAATCTTCTCTAGAAACCGCCTAAAACTACTTTAGATATGCGTATTTTTGTTTGAATTTTATTCAGTAAAAGCCAGTCTACTTCCAACATTTATCGTATCTCGCTGCACTAATAATTTGAGATATAACAAAAAATGACAGGTAAATAAGGATATATTCAGCAAATTGACGTATACTATGCGCCGTCAAATTCAGGTGAGCATTTTTAGGAGGTCTAAATGCAGGCAGCTATGCCAGTTATCACCGTAGACGGCCCAAGTGGTTCAGGCAAAGGAACTGTTTGTCGCTTGTTAGCTGAAACATTAAACTGGGAAGTGTTGGATAGCGGTGCGATTTATCGCGTGCTTTCGTTAGCAGCATTACACCACCAAATTGCAACTGATAACGAAGAGGGCTTGGTTCCACTCGCAGCTAATTTGGATGTACAATTTTCTATCGATAAAGAAACTAAAAAAAGCAAAATTGTACTCGAAGGTGAAGATGTCACTAATACCATTCGCAATGAAGAAGTCGGTGCAGCAGCGTCAAAAATTGCAGCATTACCAAGAGTGAGAGAGGCATTATTACGACGTCAGCGCGCTTTTAGAACAGAAGTTGGCTTAATTGCAGATGGACGTGATATGGGAACGGTGGTATTCCCTGATGCTGAACTTAAAATTTATTTGACTGCAAGTGCAGAAGAACGTGCTCGCAGGCGATTTGTTGAGTTGAATGAGAAGGGCCATGATGTTACACTAAGTGGTCTGTTAGAAGACATTAAAGCTCGCGATGATCGCGATATGAATCGCAAGGTTGCCCCATTAGTTCCTGCTAGCGATGCGATAGTTGTTGATACAACTGAGCATAATGCTGAGCAAGTGTTCAAACAGGTTATGTCTTTTATTCAAGACGCCATTGTGGCAGGTAAACTTCCAAAAAGTTGTTTACCTAAGTAAATTTTTTAATGACACAGGCAGGAAGCTAGTGTTTATTTAACAACCCCATGCAGCATGGTTGCTAATTGGTAATTTAACTTTATAGAGACGTATTTAGTATGTCAGAAAATTTTGCGCAGTTATTTGAAGAAAGCCTACAGGGTTTTGAAGTTGAGCAAGGCTCAATCGTTAAAGGTACAGTAATCGCTATCGAGAACAATGTTGTTCTTGTTGATGCTGGCCTTAAATCTGAAAGTGCAATCCCTGCAGAGCAATTCAAAAATGCTGCTGGTGAACTAGAAGTTGCTGTTGGCGACGAAGTAGATGTAGCACTTGACGCTATCGAAGACGGTTTCGGTGAGACTATCCTTTCTCGTGAGAAAGCGAAGCGTCACGAAGCTTGGATCCGTCTAGAGAAAGCATGTGAAGAGCACGAAACTGTTGTTGGTATGATCAACGGTAAAGTTAAAGGCGGTTTCACTGTTGAAGTTGATTCAATCCGTGCATTCCTACCTGGTTCACTTGTTGATGTACGTCCAGTTCGCGACACAGCTCACCTTGAAGGTAAAGAGCTAGAGTTCAAAGTTATCAAGCTAGACCAGAAGCGCAACAACGTTGTTGTTTCACGTCGTGCTGTTATCGAATCTGAGAACTCACAAGAGCGTGAAGAGCTTCTTCAAAACCTTGTTGAAGGTCAAGAAGTTAAGGGTATCGTTAAGAACCTTACAGACTACGGTGCATTCGTAGACTTAGGTGGTGTTGACGGTCTTCTACATATCACTGACATGGCTTGGAAGCGTGTTAAGCACCCTTCAGAGATCGTGAACGTAGGTGACGAAATCAACGTTAAAGTACTTAAGTTCGACAAAGAGAAGACTCGTGTTTCTCTAGGTCTTAAGCAACTTGGCGAAGATCCATGGGCTGCTATCGCTGGTCGTTACCCAGAAGGTGCTAAGCTTACTGGTCGTGTAACTAACCTAACTGACTACGGCTGTTTCGTTGAAATCGAAGAAGGCGTTGAAGGTCTAGTACACGTTTCAGAAATGGATTGGACTAACAAGAACATCCACCCTTCAAAAGTAGTTTCACTAGGTGATACTGTTGAAGTTATGGTTCTTGAAATCGACGAAGAGCGTCGTCGTATTTCTCTAGGTCTTAAGCAGTGTAAAGCTAACCCTTGGCAAGAATTTGCTCGTCTTAACAACAAAGGCGACCAAGTTTCTGGTAAGATCAAGTCTATCACTGACTTTGGTATCTTCATCGGTCTTGACGGCGGTATCGACGGTCTTGTACACCTATCTGACATCTCTTGGAACACTCCAGGCGAAGAAGCTGTACGTGAGTACAAGAAAGGTGACGAAATCACAGCTATCGTTCTACAAGTTGACCCAGAGCGTGAGCGTATCTCTCTAGGCGTTAAGCAAATCGACGCAGATCCATTCACTAACTACCTAGACGCCAACAAAAAAGGTGCTATTGTTAAAGGTAAAGTGACTGAAGTTGATGCTAAAGGCGCAACTGTTGAGCTAATCGAAGGCGTTGAAGGTTACATCCGTGTAGCTGACATCGCGCAAGAGCGTGTTGAAGACGCGACTGCTGCTGTTTCTGAAGGCGACGAAATCGAAGCTAAATTTGTAGGTGTTGATCGTAAGAACCGTACTATCAGCCTATCAGTTAAAGCTATCTACGAAGCTGAAGAAAAAGAAGTACTAGAGAAGCTTAAGAAAGATGAGCCTGCGTTCGAAAACGCAATGGCTGCAGCTTTCAAAAATGCTCAAAAAGACTAATTAATCAGTCTTTAAACTAGGAAGGGCGCTTAGCCCTTCCTTTTACACTAAAGGAAACATTATGACAAAGTCTGAATTGATAGAACAACTTGCACTGCAGCACGCTCACGTTCCTGTTAAAGATGTAGAGAATGCGGTAAAAGAAATCCTTGAACAAATGGCTGGCTCATTATCAGACTCGGAGCGTATCGAAATCCGTGGCTTTGGTAGTTTCTCGCTTCACTTCCGTTCTCCTCGCACTGGTCGTAATCCTAAAACGGGCGAGACAGTAGAATTGGATGGTAAATACGTACCACACTTTAAGCCAGGCAAAGAGCTGCGCGATAGAGTAAACGAAAGCTTAAATAATTAAGTCTAACGGAGCTAAACTTGGTTGCAGTATTGAAAAAGGGATTAGCTGTTGTTGCCATACTGATTGCATTTTTAGTTGGAACACAAAATCCACAAGTTGTTAATGTCAATTTTGTAATTGCAAGTGCAGAGTTACCACTCGCAACCTTAATGAGTATTTGCTTAGCTCTTGGGATAATTATTGGTTTACTTGTAACTGCGTCGGTTTTATCTAAGCTTAAATGGCAAAATCATCGCCTAAAAAAAAGTAATAGTAAGCTTAGTCAAGCAGCCGAACGCTAGTTATGATCGAGCTGCTGTTTTTATTACTACCTGTAGCCGCCGCTTACGGTTATGTTATGGGTAAAAATAGTGCAAAGAATCAAGCCCTAGAGCAAAGTAGACAAATTACTTCTGAATACAGTAAAGGCCTAAAATTCCTACTAGATAGGGAAGAAGATCAGGGTCTTGAACACCTCACCAAATTACTAGAAGTCTCAGCAGACTCCGTCGACCATTATTTAACGCTCGCATCGCTCTTTAGAAAGCGGGGAGAGTTAGATAGAGCGATAAAAATTCATGAGCTATTACTTAAACAACCTAATCTAGATGAAGAAGTGGTGAAGTCCTGTCGTCTAGAGCTTGCTCAAGATTACATCTTAGCTGGCCTATTGGATAGCGCTGAAGAACATTTAGTCATTCTTGTAAAACTTGGGTTTAAAGATGCACTCGACCCAATTCTAAACCTATACTCTCAAACTAGAGATTGGCGAAAAGGCGTTCATATGTATGAAGCGCATCCTGAGCTTTTCAAAAAGTCGTCTCATTGCGCCACTATTGCAAATTTCTATTGTGAAGCTGCAAATCAAGAAAAGAATCCAAGCCTATTCGAAAAAGCGACGTCGCTCGCGCATGAAACTGTAAGACCCTTGTATGAAATGGGGAAAGACGCATACAAACATGATGATTACGTTAAATGTATATATTATTGGCGAAAGCTTGTGAGCCAATTTGTATTTATGGCACCTCTAGTAATTGAGGACCTAGAATCCTGTTATGTTAAATTAAATATTCATGAACAATTTTTCGAGTTGGTTTCTGAGCTATTAGAAAAAGGAGGCGTGCTGATCAGAATTAAGTTTTGCCAAGGATTAGTTCAAAAAGGTCATATTTCCGAGGCGATAGAGTTTCTAACTGATAGTTTAAAGCGTGAACCATCAATTAGGGGCTTTAGTTATTTGCTGCAACTCATTAGCGGCAAAGATGCTAAAATAGATCACGTACTACAAGAAATAGATAAATTGGTGAAGTCTTATATTGCAACTAAGCCAAACTATCAATGTGGTCATTGTGGGTTTACAAGTCACACAATGTACTGGTTATGTCCCTCCTGTAAACATTGGGAGTCACTTGCTCCAAGCCGTGGGTTAGACGGTTTTTAAGTTTTTAATTTGGCCAAATAGGGTAACTATGTCGACACAAGATTTAAAAAAGGTTTTGATTGCGCTTGATTATGATAATGAAGAAGCTGCATTATCATTTGTTTCTCAGCTTTCACCCGACGAATGCCGATTGAAAGTAGGTAAAGAGATGTTTACCTATTTTGGCCCTCAGTTTGTAAAAAAACTGGTAGATATGAATTTCGATGTGTTCTTAGACCTAAAATTTCATGATATTCCAAACACAGTTGCAAAAGCGGTAACTGCTGCAGCTGAACTTGGCGTGTGGATGGTAAATGTTCATGCCAGCGGCGGTCATGAAATGATGTCAAAAGCAAAAGAAGCATTGGCAGCTTACGGTGATAAAGCGCCACTACTTATTGCTGTCACCGTGCTAACGAGTATGGATCAAGGTCAGCTATTAAAGCTCGGAATTGAAAAAACACCTCAAGAGCAAGTACTATATCTAGCAAAATTAGCGAAAGAATCAGGCCTAGATGGCGTGGTCTGTTCTGCGCAAGAAGCCGAACTTTTAAAAGCTCAACTCGGTAAAGAGTTTAAGCTTGTGACACCGGGTATCCGACCAGCAGGTGCTGATGCTGGCGATCAAAAACGTATTATGACACCTGAAAAAGCAGTGAAAGCGGGGAGTGATTATCTAGTGATAGGGCGTCCGATCACTAAAGCTGAAAACCCCGCCGCCGCATTAAAAGCGATAAACCAAAGTATTGCTACACTTTAAAAGTGAAAGGCCAACATTACTGTTGGCCGTTTTCAATTAATGATGTCCGTTTAATTGAAGGGCTTGATTTTTATCTCACTCTTCATTATCAGCGGTTTCAAAGTTTAAACTAAACTGCCCACTACGCTGTACTGAGAAAATGGCCTTTTGCCAATTTTCGTCTTGATTTGACGTCGCATTTTCGAACAAGCTTAGGAAAAGCACGGAGATTTCATCACTTACTGGTATAACGTGTGCTTGTTTTGGTGTGCTGGTATCATAGTAAAAAGCGGAACACCTAGGCATATTGTCGTCATGGTAGTCCAACACGAGTCGTGCTTCACTCCACGGTTCTTTAATTTGTTGATATAGATACTGGCCCAATTGTTGTGGGACTTGTCGGTTTTCTTCTCGCATTCCAACTCCTTGTTATGTTCAGCGATAAATGTTGATCTGATTTTACTGGCGACTTTTGGCTTTAGTATGTGCTACAAATT
The sequence above is a segment of the Pseudoalteromonas piscicida genome. Coding sequences within it:
- the gyrA gene encoding DNA gyrase subunit A → MSDLANEILPVNIEDELKNSYLDYAMSVIVGRALPDVRDGLKPVHRRVLFAMNELKNDWNKPYKKSARVVGDVIGKYHPHGDSAVYDTIVRMAQPFSLRYMLVDGQGNFGSVDGDSAAAMRYTEVRMAKVAHELLADLEKETVDYVPNYDGTEQIPDVLPTKVPNLLVNGSSGIAVGMATNIPPHNLTEVINGCLAVIQNPDITIEELIDYIPGPDFPTAAIISGKNGIEQAYKTGRGKIYIRAKADIEVDEKTGKETIIVHEIPYQVNKARLIEKIAELVKDKKVEGISALRDESDKDGMRIVIEIKRGEVGEVVLNNLYAQTQLQTVFGINMVALDNNQPKCFNLKEMLDAFIIHRREVVTRRTVFDLRKARDRAHTLEGLAIALANIDPIIELIRKSPTPAEAKAALTARAWDLGNVKSMLERTGEENVARPDWLAEELGIRDGQYYLSEQQAQAILDLRLHKLTGLEHEKILAEYKELLDLIAELLYILSSPERLMEVIRDELVEIKETYGDERRTEITAAAHDISLEDLINEEDVVVTLSHEGYVKYQPLSDYEAQRRGGKGRSATKMKDEDFIERLLVANTHDTILCFSTSGRLYWLKVYQLPLASRAARGKPIVNLLPLEADERITTILPVREYEEDKFIVMATASGIVKKTPLTAYSRQRASGIIAINLNEGDSLIGANITTGENDIMLFTEHGKVVRFNEKQRDSETGEVKRDPETGEEMLALRPMGRTATGVRGIKMPDDVKVVSLIVPQGDGAILTVTENGYGKRTPLAEYPAKSRATQGVVSIKVTERNGSVVGAVQVDDNDEIMLISNRGTLVRTRVNEVSTVGRNTQGVILIRTMEDEKVVGLQRIEEIEVEELPEGDVAELEGEATPAAEPDAEE
- the ihfB gene encoding integration host factor subunit beta: MTKSELIEQLALQHAHVPVKDVENAVKEILEQMAGSLSDSERIEIRGFGSFSLHFRSPRTGRNPKTGETVELDGKYVPHFKPGKELRDRVNESLNN
- the rpsA gene encoding 30S ribosomal protein S1; amino-acid sequence: MSENFAQLFEESLQGFEVEQGSIVKGTVIAIENNVVLVDAGLKSESAIPAEQFKNAAGELEVAVGDEVDVALDAIEDGFGETILSREKAKRHEAWIRLEKACEEHETVVGMINGKVKGGFTVEVDSIRAFLPGSLVDVRPVRDTAHLEGKELEFKVIKLDQKRNNVVVSRRAVIESENSQEREELLQNLVEGQEVKGIVKNLTDYGAFVDLGGVDGLLHITDMAWKRVKHPSEIVNVGDEINVKVLKFDKEKTRVSLGLKQLGEDPWAAIAGRYPEGAKLTGRVTNLTDYGCFVEIEEGVEGLVHVSEMDWTNKNIHPSKVVSLGDTVEVMVLEIDEERRRISLGLKQCKANPWQEFARLNNKGDQVSGKIKSITDFGIFIGLDGGIDGLVHLSDISWNTPGEEAVREYKKGDEITAIVLQVDPERERISLGVKQIDADPFTNYLDANKKGAIVKGKVTEVDAKGATVELIEGVEGYIRVADIAQERVEDATAAVSEGDEIEAKFVGVDRKNRTISLSVKAIYEAEEKEVLEKLKKDEPAFENAMAAAFKNAQKD
- a CDS encoding lipopolysaccharide assembly protein LapB codes for the protein MIELLFLLLPVAAAYGYVMGKNSAKNQALEQSRQITSEYSKGLKFLLDREEDQGLEHLTKLLEVSADSVDHYLTLASLFRKRGELDRAIKIHELLLKQPNLDEEVVKSCRLELAQDYILAGLLDSAEEHLVILVKLGFKDALDPILNLYSQTRDWRKGVHMYEAHPELFKKSSHCATIANFYCEAANQEKNPSLFEKATSLAHETVRPLYEMGKDAYKHDDYVKCIYYWRKLVSQFVFMAPLVIEDLESCYVKLNIHEQFFELVSELLEKGGVLIRIKFCQGLVQKGHISEAIEFLTDSLKREPSIRGFSYLLQLISGKDAKIDHVLQEIDKLVKSYIATKPNYQCGHCGFTSHTMYWLCPSCKHWESLAPSRGLDGF
- the aroA gene encoding 3-phosphoshikimate 1-carboxyvinyltransferase, whose product is MEQLTLKPITKVSGSVTLPGSKSLSNRILLLAALCEGTTKVTNLLDSDDIRHMLGALSQLGVEVTLEDNNTVALVKGNGGKFTTPVEPLFLGNAGTAYRPLTAVLAAMPGDYKLIGEPRMEERPIGHLVDAMQVLGADIQYLKNKDYPPLKIAGKQLAGGEVEIDGSISSQFLTALLMAAPLFSGDTNIAIKGDLVSKPYIDITIGVMAHFGVHVENHNYQHFVVKAGQQYRSPGTLMVEGDASSASYFIAAAAIAGGEIEIKGVGKQSVQGDIGFAKVMEQVGANIDWYDERIVVRKGELNGVDIDANAIPDAAMTLATVALFAKGKTAIRNIYNWRVKETDRLAAMATELKKVGAEVVEGHDFIEVTPPANFNFTDVDTYNDHRIAMCFSMVAVGGQAITINDPKCTAKTFPTYFSVLESISQY
- the pyrF gene encoding orotidine-5'-phosphate decarboxylase, which encodes MSTQDLKKVLIALDYDNEEAALSFVSQLSPDECRLKVGKEMFTYFGPQFVKKLVDMNFDVFLDLKFHDIPNTVAKAVTAAAELGVWMVNVHASGGHEMMSKAKEALAAYGDKAPLLIAVTVLTSMDQGQLLKLGIEKTPQEQVLYLAKLAKESGLDGVVCSAQEAELLKAQLGKEFKLVTPGIRPAGADAGDQKRIMTPEKAVKAGSDYLVIGRPITKAENPAAALKAINQSIATL
- the serC gene encoding 3-phosphoserine/phosphohydroxythreonine transaminase, encoding MTVYNFCAGPAMLPVEVMKKAQKEFLDWQNLGVSVMEVSHRSAPYLEMAKQCEASLRRLMNISDEFEVLFMHGGGRGHFAAVPLNLHVEGVPGVYIENGIWSTGATKEGEKFTQTHAINIRTDENGQFDILPVSEWKLPENASFVHYCPNETIDGIEIFDVPKHATAPIVADMSSNILSREINVDDFDLIYAGAQKNIGPSGLSIAIVRKTLLKREGLPRPAILDYAIEAEQQSMYNTPPTFAWYLAFEVFKYLESIGGVKAMEAHNQEKAGILYDYIDSSDFYSNKVAKHCRSLMNVPFWLNDDSLNAKFLAEAEQNGLIALEGHRFVGGMRASIYNAMPIEGIKALVAFMDKFARENS
- a CDS encoding lipopolysaccharide assembly protein LapA domain-containing protein, with translation MVAVLKKGLAVVAILIAFLVGTQNPQVVNVNFVIASAELPLATLMSICLALGIIIGLLVTASVLSKLKWQNHRLKKSNSKLSQAAER
- the cmk gene encoding (d)CMP kinase, coding for MQAAMPVITVDGPSGSGKGTVCRLLAETLNWEVLDSGAIYRVLSLAALHHQIATDNEEGLVPLAANLDVQFSIDKETKKSKIVLEGEDVTNTIRNEEVGAAASKIAALPRVREALLRRQRAFRTEVGLIADGRDMGTVVFPDAELKIYLTASAEERARRRFVELNEKGHDVTLSGLLEDIKARDDRDMNRKVAPLVPASDAIVVDTTEHNAEQVFKQVMSFIQDAIVAGKLPKSCLPK